From Frateuria aurantia DSM 6220, one genomic window encodes:
- the cysG gene encoding siroheme synthase CysG, whose translation MSLYPLFVDLRGRAVLVIGGGPVAERKIAALLRSEAQISVVAETLTEPLQELVARQALQWRQDPFQPDMLDTVWLTIAATDDAILNATVAKAGEARQRWVNVVDAPGLSSVQIPSVIHRAPLQVAISTHGAAPVLARRLRERIESLLPESIGPLVALAQRFRGQIRQRFPDLGSRRAFYDWLHDGPVGQALARQQEDEAVQRLESALAQPARPLERTGHVTLVGAGPGDPGLLTLAALRAMNEADVILHDALVSPAVLDLARRDASLIRVGKRGGGIHTPQTEIHRQLLEHARAGRHVVRLKGGDPFIFGRGGEEIEILREHGIAYRIVPGITAALACAAYAGISLSHRQHARSIQLITAHSREAVPSLDWLSLVQPEQTLAIYMGVAVLETVQQTLLRHGMPASTPFALIENGSLPSQRSLAGELGQLSQLALEHHIAAPALLVIGEVAAMAHRQHWFGRHLDARPAGTSLPSRLPAPLGT comes from the coding sequence TTGTCTCTTTATCCATTATTCGTCGATCTGCGGGGGCGCGCCGTGCTGGTCATCGGCGGCGGTCCCGTGGCCGAGCGCAAGATCGCCGCCCTGCTTCGGTCCGAAGCCCAGATCAGTGTGGTGGCCGAGACCCTGACCGAACCACTGCAGGAGCTGGTTGCCCGGCAGGCGTTGCAGTGGCGGCAGGATCCATTCCAACCCGACATGCTGGATACCGTCTGGCTGACCATTGCCGCCACCGACGATGCGATCCTGAATGCCACTGTGGCCAAGGCAGGCGAGGCACGCCAACGCTGGGTCAACGTCGTCGATGCTCCCGGCCTGTCCAGTGTCCAGATCCCCTCGGTGATCCATCGCGCGCCCTTGCAGGTCGCGATTTCGACCCATGGTGCGGCGCCGGTGCTGGCCCGACGCCTGCGCGAGCGTATCGAGAGCCTGCTGCCGGAGTCGATCGGCCCGCTGGTGGCACTGGCGCAACGTTTCCGTGGACAGATCCGGCAACGTTTCCCCGATCTGGGATCACGCCGGGCCTTCTACGACTGGCTGCATGATGGCCCGGTCGGCCAGGCACTGGCCCGCCAACAGGAGGACGAGGCCGTGCAGCGGCTTGAATCGGCCCTGGCACAGCCCGCCCGTCCGCTGGAGCGTACTGGCCACGTCACCCTGGTCGGAGCCGGCCCCGGTGATCCCGGTCTGTTGACCCTGGCGGCACTGCGGGCCATGAACGAGGCCGACGTGATCCTGCATGACGCACTGGTCAGCCCGGCCGTGCTTGATCTGGCCCGCCGCGACGCGAGCCTGATTCGGGTCGGCAAGCGCGGCGGCGGTATCCATACGCCCCAGACCGAAATCCACCGGCAATTGCTGGAGCATGCCCGCGCCGGCCGTCATGTGGTCCGGCTGAAAGGGGGCGATCCATTTATTTTCGGCCGCGGCGGCGAGGAAATCGAGATTCTGCGCGAGCATGGCATTGCCTATCGGATCGTGCCGGGCATCACTGCCGCGCTGGCCTGTGCCGCCTATGCCGGCATCTCGCTCAGCCATCGCCAACACGCCCGCTCGATCCAGCTGATCACCGCCCACAGCCGGGAGGCCGTGCCCAGTCTGGACTGGCTGTCCCTGGTGCAACCGGAACAGACCCTGGCGATCTACATGGGCGTCGCGGTGCTGGAAACCGTGCAGCAGACCTTGCTGCGGCACGGCATGCCGGCATCGACCCCGTTCGCACTGATCGAGAATGGCAGCCTGCCTTCCCAGCGCAGCCTGGCTGGCGAGCTGGGCCAACTGAGCCAGCTGGCACTCGAGCACCATATCGCGGCCCCGGCCCTGCTGGTCATTGGCGAAGTGGCCGCGATGGCGCACCGGCAACACTGGTTCGGCCGGCACCTGGATGCACGCCCTGCCGGAACGTCCCTGCCGTCACGGCTTCCCGCCCCGCTGGGCACCTGA
- a CDS encoding TonB-dependent receptor family protein, producing MAGPAVAMEQVRREPPSESAEASSDDAGKKASRPSRLLSAVVVSAGAASVSAKARAELEQVPGGVAVIDQSSVLAAKVATSADILAYQPGVYAQSAGGNDGLKISIRGSSINRGTGYFRSGLLMLFDGLPVTGPGGTPYELFEPLGLDHTEILRGANGFDLGTLTLGGTINYVTTDGRHAPPLAIRLEGGSYGYGKQQVAVGGHDAHWDYYLSLTHSERTGYQALTRGRSSGLVANLGYRFNALLETRLYLRWRNTFNGVPGDLTLAQIRSHPRQANPLNRLWGADRHQPGSIWLGSKTTLHLDQDSELDIGWVWHRYPIDSAANIYSRDIWHFSDVSAVLSWRHHGEIFGRPHDLQAGILSTRNLSSSEDSTVRIAAGAGAGWPTGSPVRRSTYGGGDHTLHLSENVEWIPDLHLIAGLSGLYSIRRTAVVRPFVNQPYRRERLAWAPRFGLTWDLPTGIQLYGNFSRSVQTPDSWAILSPPPAFSHGPATGWAIRGLDLQNQRASTVELGARGDSVIGSWSADIYRSAIRHELLSVQLQAATATQTEIDAEYNAAPTLHQGIEAGLQSWLAEGPRGRLQLVQAYTWSDFHYRGDIRFGHHQLPGLPRHFYQARLRYLFAGGFYLGASTQLASRMPADYANSLFAPGYAIFGAEMGYQPARGPWSAFLDLHNLGNRHYAPIVTPGYDDQGRDAPRFQPGDGLTAYVGVSWHLQ from the coding sequence ATGGCAGGGCCGGCCGTGGCGATGGAGCAGGTTCGTCGCGAGCCACCGTCCGAATCGGCGGAGGCGTCCTCCGACGATGCCGGAAAGAAGGCATCCAGGCCATCCAGACTGCTGTCCGCAGTGGTCGTGTCGGCCGGTGCCGCATCGGTCAGTGCCAAGGCCCGGGCCGAGCTTGAGCAGGTGCCCGGCGGGGTGGCGGTGATCGACCAGTCATCGGTGCTGGCAGCGAAAGTGGCTACCAGTGCCGATATTCTGGCTTACCAGCCGGGCGTCTATGCCCAGTCGGCCGGCGGCAACGATGGGCTGAAGATATCGATCCGGGGATCATCGATCAACCGGGGGACCGGCTATTTCCGCTCGGGTCTGCTGATGCTGTTTGATGGCCTGCCGGTCACCGGGCCGGGTGGGACACCTTACGAACTCTTCGAGCCGCTGGGGCTGGATCACACCGAAATTCTGCGTGGCGCCAACGGCTTCGATCTGGGCACACTGACCCTGGGGGGCACGATCAACTATGTCACCACTGATGGCCGGCACGCGCCGCCGCTGGCGATCCGGCTGGAGGGCGGCAGTTATGGCTATGGCAAGCAGCAGGTCGCGGTCGGCGGCCATGATGCGCACTGGGATTACTACCTCAGCCTGACCCATTCGGAACGGACCGGCTACCAGGCCCTGACGCGTGGCCGCAGTAGCGGTCTGGTCGCCAATCTGGGCTATCGCTTCAATGCTCTGCTCGAGACCCGCCTGTATCTGCGCTGGCGCAATACCTTCAATGGCGTGCCGGGCGATCTGACGCTGGCCCAGATCCGCTCGCATCCCAGGCAGGCCAATCCCCTGAACCGGCTATGGGGTGCCGACCGGCACCAGCCCGGGTCGATCTGGCTGGGCAGCAAGACCACCCTGCACCTGGATCAGGACTCCGAGCTGGATATCGGCTGGGTCTGGCACCGATATCCGATCGACTCGGCAGCCAATATCTACAGCCGTGATATCTGGCATTTCAGTGACGTCAGCGCAGTGCTGTCGTGGCGTCATCATGGCGAGATCTTCGGACGGCCGCACGATCTGCAGGCGGGGATCCTGTCAACCCGCAACCTGAGTTCATCGGAAGACAGTACGGTGCGGATCGCTGCCGGTGCCGGCGCGGGCTGGCCAACAGGCAGCCCGGTCCGGCGTTCCACCTATGGTGGTGGCGACCATACCCTGCATCTGAGCGAGAATGTCGAGTGGATTCCCGATCTGCATCTCATCGCCGGCTTATCCGGCCTGTACTCGATCCGACGTACTGCAGTGGTCCGGCCCTTCGTCAATCAGCCCTATCGGCGCGAGCGGCTGGCCTGGGCCCCCCGCTTCGGCCTGACCTGGGACCTGCCGACGGGCATCCAGCTGTATGGCAACTTCAGCCGCTCGGTGCAGACCCCCGACAGCTGGGCCATTCTCAGTCCGCCGCCGGCTTTCAGCCACGGGCCGGCCACGGGCTGGGCGATACGCGGCCTGGACCTGCAGAACCAGCGGGCCAGCACGGTCGAGCTGGGCGCCCGCGGGGACTCGGTGATCGGCTCCTGGTCCGCGGATATCTATCGTTCGGCCATCCGGCATGAGCTGCTTTCGGTGCAGCTGCAGGCGGCCACAGCCACCCAGACCGAGATCGACGCCGAATACAATGCTGCGCCGACCCTGCATCAAGGCATCGAGGCCGGCTTGCAGTCATGGCTGGCGGAAGGGCCGCGGGGGCGTCTGCAACTGGTGCAGGCCTATACCTGGAGTGATTTCCACTATCGTGGCGACATCCGTTTCGGTCATCATCAGCTTCCCGGCCTGCCGCGCCACTTCTATCAGGCCCGTCTGCGCTACTTGTTTGCCGGCGGTTTCTATCTGGGGGCCAGCACCCAGCTGGCTTCACGCATGCCGGCTGATTATGCCAACAGTCTATTTGCCCCCGGCTATGCGATTTTCGGTGCCGAGATGGGCTACCAGCCGGCGCGAGGACCGTGGTCGGCCTTTCTTGATCTGCACAACCTGGGCAATCGCCATTATGCCCCCATCGTCACGCCGGGCTATGACGACCAGGGGCGGGACGCCCCCCGGTTCCAGCCCGGTGACGGCCTGACCGCTTATGTCGGGGTCAGTTGGCATCTGCAGTGA